One Mycolicibacterium goodii genomic region harbors:
- a CDS encoding urease accessory protein UreD — MNLGDRLAADLRFARVGAHTVLTRRRHRWPVVIGRVFDDHPGRGALTLQNAAGTVIPGDVIRARIDVVDGAWATVMGQGATLVSGVPDGDVSVEETRLFVDAGSHLRFDPSPRILTTHARHRQRTEVCVEPGGCAVVVDAIVLHPELAGGDTAFGSLESMVTVRAPDGVLLALDTQLLDDPPATERFTAFGTVYLVGTGFDTALTAATPELESLTTMSGRTVYVGISDLPNEAGWAVRIAAADGGVLRNAVSAITARLDSLAPSRRNAVSARSEHEVSRK; from the coding sequence GTGAACCTCGGCGACCGTCTCGCCGCCGATCTGCGGTTCGCACGCGTCGGCGCCCACACCGTACTGACCCGGCGCCGTCACCGCTGGCCCGTCGTGATCGGCCGCGTCTTCGACGACCACCCGGGCCGCGGTGCGCTGACGCTGCAGAACGCCGCGGGCACCGTCATCCCCGGCGACGTGATCAGGGCGCGCATCGACGTGGTCGACGGGGCCTGGGCCACGGTCATGGGGCAGGGCGCCACGCTCGTCAGCGGTGTTCCCGACGGTGATGTATCGGTCGAGGAAACACGGTTGTTCGTCGACGCCGGCAGCCACCTGCGGTTCGATCCGTCACCGCGCATCCTCACCACGCACGCCCGCCATCGCCAGCGCACCGAGGTGTGTGTCGAACCAGGCGGGTGTGCCGTCGTCGTCGACGCCATCGTGCTGCACCCCGAGCTCGCCGGCGGGGACACTGCGTTCGGCAGCCTCGAGTCCATGGTGACGGTCCGCGCGCCCGACGGCGTACTGCTGGCCCTGGACACCCAACTGCTCGACGATCCGCCCGCCACGGAGCGGTTCACCGCGTTCGGCACCGTCTACCTGGTCGGCACCGGTTTCGATACCGCCCTCACCGCGGCGACGCCCGAACTCGAATCCCTCACGACTATGTCCGGCCGAACCGTGTACGTCGGGATCAGCGACCTGCCGAACGAGGCCGGCTGGGCCGTTCGCATCGCCGCCGCCGACGGAGGAGTCCTGCGCAACGCCGTCTCGGCGATCACCGCCCGCCTGGATTCACTCGCACCTTCCCGACGGAACGCCGTTTCGGCGCGGAGTGAGCATGAAGTGAGCAGGAAGTAG
- the ureG gene encoding urease accessory protein UreG, producing MTTAFKALKAARIGIGGPVGSGKTALVEALLAGFARRGRCVSVITNDLVTTEDAERVRRSGLIDPRRVRAVEAGGCPHTVIREDPSLNMAAADALEAEFPDTEMILLESGGDNLASTFSRDLVDYWLFVIDVAGGDDIPRKRGPGVLRCDLLVINKVDLAPHVGVDLDRMRREADEVRGGRTVVAISARNGLGIDELMDVLEREVLFM from the coding sequence ATGACCACAGCCTTCAAAGCCCTCAAGGCGGCGCGGATCGGCATCGGCGGCCCGGTCGGCTCGGGCAAGACCGCGCTGGTCGAGGCGCTGCTCGCCGGTTTCGCGCGGCGCGGCCGCTGCGTCTCGGTGATCACCAACGACCTCGTCACCACCGAGGACGCCGAACGGGTCCGCCGCTCGGGGCTGATCGACCCGCGGCGCGTCCGGGCGGTCGAGGCCGGCGGGTGCCCCCACACGGTGATCCGTGAGGACCCGTCCCTCAACATGGCCGCGGCCGATGCGCTCGAAGCCGAATTTCCCGACACCGAGATGATTCTGCTGGAATCCGGCGGCGACAACCTGGCGTCGACGTTCTCGCGGGATCTGGTGGACTACTGGCTCTTCGTGATCGACGTGGCGGGCGGCGACGACATCCCACGCAAACGCGGGCCCGGCGTGCTGCGCTGCGATCTGCTGGTGATCAACAAGGTCGACCTGGCCCCGCACGTCGGCGTCGATCTCGACCGCATGCGCCGTGAAGCCGACGAAGTGCGCGGCGGCAGAACGGTTGTCGCGATCAGTGCACGCAACGGCCTCGGCATCGACGAGCTGATGGACGTTCTCGAGCGCGAAGTGCTGTTCATGTGA
- a CDS encoding amidohydrolase: MPAADLVIFGTVMTVDPARPTAEALAVSAGRIVAVGDRTDVAPWVGPGTDVRELGNACVAPGFVEAHGHPLMEAVALSDRIVDIRPVTLRTADAVVDAIHAEVAKRGAAGAYLNGWDPLLQVGLPEPTLAWLDGIAPAHPLVILHNSGHKAFFNSAAARAVGLTRDTPDPKGAKYGRDANGDLDGTAEESAAVFTLLGGAISVADYPAMLRAECARLNRAGLTTCSEMAFDPMFRPLLAQLRDQLTVRLRTYEMSTAALHTDARPFEGDDIVRQVGIKIWVDGSPWIGNIDLTFPYLDTDATRTIGVVPGSCGHANYTPEQLAEIVDTFYPQGWQLACHVHGDAGVDTILDVYEQALRRWPRDDHRLRLEHVGAITPLQLQRAHDLGVTCSLFVDQIHYWGDIIVDGLFGPERGERWMPAGSAVATGMRISLHNDPPVTPEEPLRNIAVAATRTAPSGRVLAPEQCITVEQAIRAQTIDAAWQLFSDDVIGSLEVGKYADLVVLSADPRTTDPEKIADLEVRATFLAGRQVYPAVS, from the coding sequence ATGCCCGCAGCAGACCTGGTGATCTTCGGGACCGTGATGACGGTCGACCCCGCGAGACCGACCGCCGAGGCGCTCGCGGTGTCGGCGGGACGGATCGTCGCCGTCGGCGACCGCACCGACGTCGCGCCGTGGGTCGGTCCCGGCACCGACGTGCGCGAGCTCGGGAATGCCTGCGTGGCACCCGGTTTCGTTGAGGCGCACGGCCATCCGTTGATGGAGGCGGTGGCGCTGTCTGACCGTATCGTCGACATCCGGCCGGTCACCCTCCGCACCGCCGACGCCGTCGTGGACGCCATCCACGCCGAGGTGGCCAAACGTGGCGCCGCCGGTGCGTATCTGAACGGCTGGGACCCGCTGCTGCAGGTCGGCCTGCCGGAGCCGACGCTGGCGTGGCTGGACGGGATCGCGCCCGCGCATCCGCTGGTGATCCTGCACAACTCGGGACACAAGGCGTTCTTCAACTCCGCGGCCGCACGTGCCGTGGGGCTCACGCGTGACACACCAGACCCCAAGGGCGCCAAGTACGGTCGCGACGCCAACGGTGACCTCGACGGGACCGCCGAGGAGAGCGCGGCCGTGTTCACCCTGCTGGGCGGTGCCATCTCGGTCGCCGACTATCCGGCGATGCTGCGCGCCGAGTGTGCGCGGCTCAACCGCGCCGGACTCACGACGTGTTCGGAGATGGCGTTCGACCCGATGTTCCGGCCGCTACTCGCGCAACTGCGCGATCAGCTGACGGTGCGGCTGCGCACGTATGAAATGTCCACCGCGGCACTGCACACCGATGCGCGACCGTTCGAAGGTGACGACATCGTGCGTCAGGTCGGCATCAAGATCTGGGTTGACGGGTCACCCTGGATCGGCAACATCGATCTGACCTTTCCGTACCTGGACACCGACGCGACCCGCACCATCGGCGTCGTTCCCGGATCGTGCGGACACGCCAACTACACGCCCGAACAGCTCGCCGAGATCGTCGACACCTTCTATCCGCAGGGCTGGCAGCTGGCGTGCCACGTGCACGGCGACGCCGGCGTCGACACCATCCTCGACGTCTACGAGCAGGCCCTGCGCCGCTGGCCCCGCGACGACCACCGCCTGCGGCTCGAACACGTCGGCGCGATCACACCGCTGCAGTTGCAGCGGGCCCACGACCTCGGGGTGACGTGCAGCCTGTTCGTCGACCAGATCCACTATTGGGGCGACATCATCGTCGACGGCCTGTTCGGCCCGGAACGTGGTGAACGCTGGATGCCCGCCGGTTCGGCGGTGGCCACCGGCATGCGAATCTCGTTGCACAACGATCCGCCCGTCACACCCGAGGAGCCGCTGCGCAACATCGCCGTCGCCGCGACCCGCACCGCGCCCAGCGGCCGCGTGCTCGCCCCCGAGCAGTGCATCACCGTCGAGCAGGCGATCCGTGCGCAGACCATCGACGCGGCGTGGCAGTTGTTCTCCGACGACGTGATCGGATCCCTCGAGGTGGGCAAGTACGCCGATCTGGTGGTGCTGTCAGCCGACCCGCGCACCACCGACCCCGAGAAGATCGCCGACCTCGAGGTGCGGGCCACGTTCCTGGCGGGACGGCAGGTGTACCCGGCCGTCAGCTGA
- a CDS encoding GlxA family transcriptional regulator has product MTRSVVILGYSGVQALDVVGPFDVFTSAALWLAGHKGAHQAYTVMLTSADGAPVTTMTGLEFVAVPPPDPRDDIDTVVIPGGIGVEEARRNRDIINWIKTAADHARRVVTVCTGAFLAAEAGLLDGCPATTHWASARRLADEFPSVAVDPEPIFVRSSDRIWTAAGVTAGIDLALSLVEDDHGTDVAQNVARWLVLYLRRPGGQTQFAAPVWMPRAKRLPIRAVQEAIEAEPGGVHSISALAQRAAMSPRHFTRVFTEEVGEPPGAYVERIRIDAARRQLEESDDTVTAIAARCGFGTAETMRRNFIRRLGISPDQYRKTFA; this is encoded by the coding sequence GTGACGCGGTCGGTGGTGATCCTCGGGTACTCCGGTGTCCAGGCGTTGGACGTGGTGGGCCCGTTCGACGTGTTCACCAGCGCCGCACTGTGGCTCGCCGGTCATAAGGGTGCCCACCAGGCTTACACGGTCATGCTCACCTCTGCCGACGGTGCGCCGGTCACCACGATGACCGGGCTCGAGTTCGTCGCCGTGCCGCCGCCCGACCCGCGGGACGACATCGACACCGTCGTCATCCCCGGCGGGATCGGCGTCGAGGAAGCCCGGCGCAACAGGGACATCATCAACTGGATCAAGACCGCGGCCGATCACGCCCGGCGCGTGGTCACGGTGTGCACGGGTGCGTTCTTGGCGGCCGAGGCCGGACTGCTCGACGGCTGCCCGGCCACCACACACTGGGCCTCGGCCCGGCGTCTTGCCGACGAATTCCCTTCGGTGGCAGTGGATCCGGAACCGATCTTCGTGCGCAGCTCGGATCGCATCTGGACCGCGGCCGGGGTCACCGCGGGCATCGACCTGGCCCTGTCGCTCGTCGAGGACGACCACGGCACCGACGTCGCGCAGAACGTCGCCCGCTGGCTCGTGCTGTACCTGCGCCGCCCCGGCGGGCAGACGCAGTTCGCCGCACCGGTGTGGATGCCCAGGGCCAAGCGGCTGCCGATCCGCGCTGTTCAGGAAGCCATCGAAGCCGAACCCGGAGGCGTGCACAGCATTTCGGCCCTCGCGCAGCGCGCCGCGATGAGCCCTCGGCACTTCACCCGGGTGTTCACCGAAGAGGTGGGGGAGCCGCCGGGGGCGTATGTGGAGCGCATCCGCATCGACGCGGCGCGTCGTCAACTCGAGGAAAGCGACGACACCGTCACCGCCATCGCCGCGCGCTGCGGCTTCGGCACCGCCGAGACGATGCGGCGCAACTTCATCCGCCGTCTCGGGATCTCGCCCGATCAGTACCGGAAAACGTTCGCCTAG
- the fadD8 gene encoding fatty-acid--CoA ligase FadD8 — MTQVKSSSPDLLRHPTHSGHLTVAALKRNRDKPVLFLGDTTLTGGELADRISQYIQAFEALGAGAGEGVGLLSLNRPEVLMIIGAGQTQGYRRTALHPLGSLDDHAYVLSDAEVTTLIIDPTPAFVERALGLLEKVPTLRQILTIGPVPEALAGVATDLSAEAAKYPAKPLVAAELPPDHIGGLTYTGGTTGKPKGVMGTVRSITTMTTIQLAEWEWPENPRFLMCTPLSHAGAAFFVPTIVKGGEMIVLPKFDPGEVLRVIEERRITATMLVPSMLYALLDHPDSHTRDLSSLETVYYGASAMNPVRLAEALKRFGPIFAQYYGQSEAPMVISYLGKKDHDEKRLTSCGRPTMFARTALLDPEGNPVPQGEVGEICVSGPLLAGGYWKLPEATAETFSGGWLRTGDMAREDEDGYWFIVDRVKDMIVTGGFNVFPREVEDVVAEHPSVAQVCVIGTPDEKWGEAVTAVIVLRPDVPSDEETVAKITAEIQASVKERKGSVQSPKQVIVVDSVPVTALGKPDKKAVRAQFWEGAARAVG, encoded by the coding sequence ATGACCCAGGTGAAAAGCTCCTCGCCCGATCTGCTGCGTCACCCCACCCACTCCGGCCATCTGACCGTGGCGGCGCTCAAGCGCAACCGCGACAAGCCGGTGCTGTTCCTCGGCGACACCACACTGACCGGCGGAGAACTCGCCGACCGCATCAGCCAGTACATCCAGGCCTTCGAGGCGCTCGGCGCGGGTGCCGGCGAGGGCGTCGGCCTGCTGTCGCTCAACCGGCCCGAGGTGTTGATGATCATCGGCGCCGGCCAGACGCAGGGCTACCGGCGCACCGCGCTGCACCCACTGGGTTCCCTCGACGACCACGCCTACGTGCTGTCCGACGCCGAGGTGACGACGCTGATCATCGACCCCACCCCGGCCTTCGTCGAACGCGCGCTCGGCCTGCTGGAGAAGGTCCCGACGCTACGCCAGATCCTCACCATCGGACCGGTGCCCGAGGCGCTGGCCGGGGTGGCCACCGACCTGAGCGCCGAAGCCGCGAAGTACCCGGCGAAGCCGCTCGTCGCCGCCGAACTGCCGCCCGATCACATCGGCGGGCTGACCTACACCGGCGGTACGACCGGTAAGCCCAAGGGCGTGATGGGCACGGTGCGGTCGATCACCACGATGACCACGATCCAGCTCGCCGAATGGGAGTGGCCCGAGAACCCCCGCTTTTTGATGTGCACGCCGCTGTCGCACGCGGGTGCGGCGTTCTTCGTGCCGACGATCGTCAAGGGCGGCGAGATGATCGTGCTGCCGAAGTTCGATCCGGGTGAGGTGCTGCGCGTCATCGAGGAGCGCCGCATCACCGCGACCATGCTGGTGCCGTCGATGCTCTACGCGCTGCTGGACCATCCCGATTCGCACACGCGGGACCTGTCGTCGCTGGAGACCGTGTACTACGGCGCGTCCGCGATGAACCCGGTGCGGTTGGCCGAGGCGCTCAAGCGGTTCGGCCCGATCTTCGCGCAGTACTACGGCCAGTCCGAGGCCCCGATGGTGATCTCGTACCTGGGCAAGAAGGATCACGACGAGAAGCGGCTCACCTCGTGCGGGCGGCCCACGATGTTCGCGCGCACCGCCTTGCTCGATCCCGAGGGCAACCCCGTACCGCAGGGCGAGGTCGGCGAGATCTGTGTGTCCGGTCCGTTGCTGGCCGGGGGCTACTGGAAGCTGCCCGAGGCAACCGCCGAGACTTTCTCCGGCGGCTGGCTGCGCACCGGCGACATGGCCCGTGAGGACGAGGACGGCTATTGGTTCATCGTCGACCGGGTCAAGGACATGATCGTCACCGGAGGGTTCAACGTGTTCCCGCGTGAGGTGGAAGACGTTGTCGCCGAACATCCTTCGGTCGCGCAGGTGTGCGTGATCGGCACCCCCGACGAGAAGTGGGGCGAAGCGGTCACCGCGGTGATCGTGCTGCGGCCCGACGTGCCGTCCGACGAGGAAACGGTCGCGAAGATCACCGCCGAGATCCAGGCCTCGGTCAAGGAACGCAAGGGGTCGGTGCAGTCACCCAAGCAGGTGATCGTCGTCGATTCGGTGCCGGTGACCGCGCTGGGCAAACCTGACAAGAAGGCCGTGCGCGCCCAGTTCTGGGAGGGCGCGGCGCGCGCGGTCGGCTGA
- a CDS encoding o-succinylbenzoate synthase, whose amino-acid sequence MRVRFRGITVRELALIDGPAGWGEFGAFVEYEPPEASAWLASALEAAYRPAPAARRDRVPINATVPAVPAERVPEVLARFPGAGTAKVKVAEPGQTLADDVARVDAVRAQVPVVRVDANAGWSVEEAVEAAAALTADGELEYLEQPCATVEELAALRARIDVPIAADESIRKAEDPLRVVRAHAADIAVLKVAPLGGVARMLDVAAQIDIPIVVSSALDSSVGIGRGLLAAAALPELRYACGLGTGGLFVDDVSEPRVPADGHLTVEPAVPDPARLQALAAPAQRRQWWIDRVRACHALL is encoded by the coding sequence ATGCGGGTGCGGTTCCGCGGTATCACGGTGCGTGAACTCGCGTTGATCGACGGACCGGCCGGATGGGGCGAGTTCGGGGCGTTCGTCGAGTACGAGCCGCCTGAGGCGTCGGCCTGGCTGGCCTCGGCCCTGGAAGCCGCGTACCGGCCCGCGCCCGCCGCGCGCCGCGACCGGGTGCCGATCAACGCGACCGTGCCCGCGGTCCCCGCCGAACGGGTGCCGGAGGTGCTCGCCCGGTTCCCGGGTGCGGGCACCGCGAAGGTCAAGGTCGCCGAGCCGGGGCAGACGCTGGCCGACGACGTCGCGCGGGTCGATGCCGTACGCGCCCAGGTGCCCGTCGTGCGCGTCGACGCCAACGCCGGGTGGAGCGTGGAGGAGGCGGTCGAGGCGGCCGCCGCCCTGACCGCCGATGGTGAGCTGGAGTATCTCGAACAACCGTGTGCGACAGTCGAAGAGCTCGCGGCACTGCGTGCCCGGATCGACGTGCCGATTGCGGCCGACGAATCGATCCGCAAGGCCGAGGACCCCTTGCGGGTGGTCCGGGCGCACGCCGCCGACATCGCGGTGCTCAAGGTGGCACCGCTGGGTGGGGTGGCCCGCATGCTCGACGTCGCCGCGCAGATCGACATCCCGATCGTGGTGTCGAGCGCGCTGGATTCATCGGTGGGTATCGGTCGGGGACTGCTCGCCGCGGCCGCCCTACCCGAGTTGCGGTACGCGTGCGGGCTGGGCACCGGGGGACTGTTCGTCGACGACGTCTCCGAGCCACGGGTCCCGGCCGACGGCCACCTGACAGTCGAACCCGCGGTGCCGGATCCGGCTCGGCTGCAGGCCCTCGCCGCGCCCGCGCAGCGCAGGCAGTGGTGGATCGACCGCGTGCGTGCGTGCCACGCCCTGCTCTGA
- the ureB gene encoding urease subunit beta, with product MNLTPTELERLTVYTAAELARRNLREGVPLSHPEAVALLTDEVMLAARKNLAYDEVVDHGANLLQAEDCEPGVPDMVRMVMVDAPFPDGTKLVTLIDPITPAENDIRPGEIIVGDEPVELFPGAERVTLTVVNRGDRDIQVRSQSHFYETNSALEFDRRAAWGYKLDIASGGGVRFEPGIPVEVQLVPMGGARIVQGFSGLVNGPLDALTEQKGA from the coding sequence GTGAACCTGACACCCACCGAACTCGAACGCCTCACGGTCTACACCGCGGCCGAGTTGGCGCGGCGTAACCTGCGCGAAGGGGTGCCGCTGAGCCACCCGGAGGCCGTGGCGCTGCTCACCGACGAGGTGATGCTGGCCGCACGCAAGAACCTGGCCTACGACGAGGTCGTCGATCACGGCGCGAACCTCCTGCAGGCCGAGGACTGCGAGCCCGGTGTACCCGACATGGTGCGCATGGTGATGGTCGACGCGCCGTTTCCCGACGGCACCAAGCTCGTCACGTTGATCGACCCGATCACGCCCGCGGAGAACGACATCCGGCCCGGAGAGATCATCGTCGGCGACGAACCCGTCGAGCTGTTCCCCGGCGCCGAGCGTGTCACCCTCACCGTCGTGAACCGGGGCGATCGGGACATCCAGGTACGCAGCCAATCCCACTTCTACGAGACAAATTCGGCGTTGGAGTTCGACCGCCGCGCGGCCTGGGGATACAAACTCGACATCGCCTCCGGTGGGGGTGTCAGGTTCGAACCCGGCATCCCGGTCGAGGTCCAACTCGTCCCGATGGGCGGTGCGCGGATCGTGCAAGGTTTTTCCGGCCTGGTGAACGGCCCGCTCGATGCGCTCACCGAGCAGAAGGGAGCGTGA
- the ureC gene encoding urease subunit alpha has protein sequence MTTIDRRAYARMFGPTKGDRIRLADSDLFVEVEHDHTVPGYELLSGAGKSVRDGEGYRPSSKRSDGALDYVIVNAVIIDAVTGIIKCDIGIRDGRIVGIGKAGNPDTMPGVTENMIVGTATTPIPAEGMIVTAGAIETHAHLISPQQTEHALSTGTTTLIGGSLGPSFEVATGGPRNLGMFLKAGDYTPMNYVPFGRGSSDPAAVLEMVAAGAGAVKIHEDFGASPDIIDKTLQAADSADFAVHLHTDSINEFGFSETTMLTIGDRTIHLYHVEGAGGGHAPDLIRCVSYDNVIPGTTNPTNPYTLGGLDEGVPMTMAAHLMNWEAPEDIAFAEARIRPQTMVAEDFLHDMGAISIFGSDTQGMGRVAENIASCWQLAAVMKQRIGRLPEETTTASDNERVKRYIAKLTINPAISVGADDHIGSVEVGKVADLVIWKPAFFGVKPQVVLKNGYIAWAALGDAAGSISSSEPIIQRPNWAALGDAAADGGFVFMSSLAVDAGVPERLGLRKNVLPIRSVRGLRKKDMVRNDALPHVEVDPRTFDVRADGVLLTAEPVATVPFSRKYLLR, from the coding sequence GTGACGACGATCGACCGCCGCGCCTATGCCCGGATGTTCGGGCCAACCAAGGGTGACCGGATCCGGCTCGCCGATTCGGACCTGTTCGTCGAGGTCGAGCACGACCACACCGTGCCGGGCTACGAGTTGCTCAGCGGGGCAGGGAAGTCGGTGCGTGACGGCGAGGGGTACCGGCCATCGTCGAAGCGCTCGGACGGCGCGCTCGACTACGTCATCGTCAATGCCGTCATCATCGACGCGGTCACCGGGATCATCAAATGCGACATCGGTATCCGTGACGGACGCATCGTCGGTATCGGCAAGGCCGGCAACCCGGACACCATGCCCGGCGTCACCGAGAACATGATCGTGGGCACCGCCACCACCCCCATCCCGGCCGAGGGCATGATCGTCACGGCGGGTGCCATCGAGACCCACGCCCATCTGATCTCGCCGCAGCAGACCGAACATGCGCTGTCCACCGGCACCACCACGCTCATCGGTGGTTCGCTGGGTCCGTCGTTCGAGGTCGCCACCGGCGGACCGCGTAACCTCGGCATGTTCCTCAAGGCCGGTGACTACACGCCGATGAACTACGTGCCGTTCGGGCGTGGATCGTCGGATCCGGCCGCGGTACTGGAGATGGTGGCCGCCGGCGCGGGTGCGGTCAAGATCCACGAGGACTTCGGCGCCTCGCCCGACATCATCGACAAGACGTTGCAGGCAGCCGATTCCGCGGATTTCGCGGTGCACCTGCACACCGACTCGATCAACGAGTTCGGGTTCTCCGAGACGACGATGCTGACGATCGGTGACCGGACCATCCACCTGTACCACGTCGAAGGCGCAGGCGGTGGGCACGCGCCCGACCTGATCCGGTGCGTGAGCTACGACAACGTCATCCCGGGGACCACAAACCCCACCAACCCGTACACCCTGGGCGGTCTCGACGAGGGCGTGCCCATGACGATGGCCGCACATCTCATGAACTGGGAAGCGCCCGAGGACATCGCGTTCGCCGAGGCGCGGATCCGCCCGCAGACCATGGTGGCCGAGGATTTCCTGCACGACATGGGCGCCATCTCGATCTTCGGCAGCGACACCCAGGGGATGGGCCGCGTCGCCGAGAACATCGCCAGCTGTTGGCAACTGGCCGCGGTGATGAAGCAGCGCATCGGGCGCCTGCCGGAGGAGACGACCACTGCGTCCGACAACGAGCGGGTCAAACGCTACATCGCGAAACTGACCATCAACCCGGCCATCTCGGTCGGCGCCGATGACCACATCGGGTCGGTCGAGGTCGGCAAGGTCGCCGATCTGGTGATCTGGAAACCCGCGTTCTTCGGCGTCAAACCCCAGGTGGTGCTGAAGAACGGGTACATCGCGTGGGCGGCGCTCGGCGACGCGGCAGGGTCGATCTCGTCGTCCGAACCGATCATTCAGCGTCCCAACTGGGCGGCGCTGGGTGACGCGGCCGCAGACGGCGGTTTCGTGTTCATGTCGTCGCTCGCCGTCGACGCCGGTGTGCCCGAACGCCTCGGCCTGCGCAAGAACGTTCTGCCGATCAGATCGGTGCGCGGCCTGCGCAAGAAGGACATGGTGCGCAACGACGCCCTCCCGCATGTCGAGGTCGACCCGCGAACCTTCGACGTGCGCGCCGACGGTGTGCTGCTCACCGCAGAACCGGTTGCCACCGTGCCGTTTTCAAGAAAGTACCTGTTGCGATGA
- a CDS encoding glycosyltransferase: MLESQVDQIAVVIPAHNERAHLPMSLRAMITAAMCVPVPVQIVVVLDACTDGSEDLAGDFGSDVHFVSIDAGNVGAARAAGFAYARLLRPETARTWYATSDADTAVPADWLVEMTTTAAEVGADMVLGGVHVPGGHDFSQSNDHVHGANMGFRADAYWSVGGFRALKTSEDAELAERFEAHGLSVHRDGDLSVETSARRSGRAPDGFADYLRELARTPVPTELGAPA; the protein is encoded by the coding sequence ATGCTGGAGAGCCAAGTCGATCAGATCGCCGTCGTCATCCCCGCTCACAACGAGCGTGCCCACCTGCCGATGTCGCTTCGCGCAATGATCACCGCCGCGATGTGTGTACCGGTGCCCGTGCAGATCGTCGTAGTTCTCGACGCATGCACCGACGGCAGTGAGGACCTCGCCGGGGATTTCGGTTCGGATGTGCACTTTGTGTCGATCGACGCCGGCAACGTGGGTGCCGCACGTGCCGCGGGCTTCGCATACGCCCGCCTGCTGCGTCCGGAGACCGCCCGCACCTGGTATGCCACCTCCGACGCCGATACCGCTGTGCCCGCCGACTGGCTCGTCGAGATGACGACCACGGCCGCCGAAGTGGGTGCCGACATGGTGCTCGGCGGAGTCCACGTGCCCGGCGGGCATGACTTCAGCCAGAGCAACGACCACGTCCACGGAGCCAACATGGGCTTCCGAGCCGACGCGTACTGGTCTGTCGGTGGCTTCCGCGCGCTGAAGACCAGTGAGGACGCCGAGCTCGCCGAGCGGTTCGAGGCCCACGGCCTGTCGGTCCACCGTGACGGCGACCTTTCCGTGGAGACATCGGCCCGCCGTTCCGGCCGCGCCCCCGACGGCTTCGCCGACTACCTGCGCGAACTGGCACGTACCCCGGTGCCGACCGAACTCGGCGCCCCCGCCTGA
- a CDS encoding esterase family protein, producing the protein MTDATSSQKYQKQQTYRSGAVILTVLMAVVSLGLIGAPPRAQAWSRPGLPVEMLSVPSPSMGRDIKVQFQGGGSHAVYLLDGLRARDDFNGWDIETQAFEWFNNSGLAVVMPVGGMSSFYSDWYQPAAGNGTVQTYKWETFLTSELPQWLSANRDVSSTGNAVVGLSMSGNSAMILAAFHPQQFIYAGSLSAFLNPSADPWPGLIGLAMGDSGGFSPAAMWGPPGDPAWARNDPTLQVGRLVSNGTRLWVYCGSGTPGELGGNDLPSTVIEGSALQSNLNFRDRYVAAGGDNAVFNFPPTGTHTWSYWGAQLQQMKPDLQRVLIGR; encoded by the coding sequence ATGACAGATGCGACGAGCTCGCAGAAGTATCAGAAGCAGCAGACATATCGGAGTGGGGCGGTCATCCTGACAGTCCTCATGGCGGTGGTGTCTCTCGGCCTCATCGGGGCGCCGCCGCGGGCGCAGGCCTGGTCCAGACCGGGCCTTCCGGTCGAGATGCTGTCGGTGCCGTCGCCGTCGATGGGCCGCGACATCAAGGTCCAGTTCCAGGGCGGCGGATCGCACGCGGTGTACCTGCTCGACGGCCTGCGCGCCCGCGACGACTTCAACGGCTGGGACATCGAAACCCAGGCCTTCGAGTGGTTCAACAACTCCGGGCTGGCTGTCGTCATGCCGGTCGGCGGCATGTCGAGTTTCTACAGCGACTGGTACCAGCCCGCGGCAGGCAACGGCACCGTGCAGACGTACAAGTGGGAGACATTCCTCACCAGCGAACTCCCGCAGTGGCTGTCCGCGAACAGGGATGTGTCGTCGACGGGTAATGCGGTGGTCGGGTTGTCGATGTCGGGCAATTCGGCCATGATCCTCGCCGCCTTCCATCCTCAGCAGTTCATCTACGCCGGATCACTGTCGGCCTTCCTCAATCCGTCGGCTGACCCGTGGCCCGGGCTGATCGGACTGGCGATGGGCGACTCAGGCGGTTTCAGCCCGGCGGCGATGTGGGGGCCGCCCGGGGATCCGGCCTGGGCCCGTAACGATCCGACACTGCAGGTGGGTCGTCTCGTGTCGAACGGCACCCGCCTCTGGGTGTACTGCGGGTCCGGCACCCCCGGGGAACTGGGCGGCAACGATCTGCCTTCCACTGTCATCGAAGGCAGTGCCCTGCAGAGCAATCTGAACTTCCGTGACCGTTACGTCGCGGCGGGTGGAGACAACGCGGTGTTCAACTTCCCGCCGACCGGCACCCACACCTGGAGCTACTGGGGTGCGCAACTGCAGCAGATGAAGCCCGACCTGCAGCGGGTGCTGATCGGGCGCTGA